One genomic segment of Paenibacillus sp. FSL H8-0332 includes these proteins:
- a CDS encoding MoxR family ATPase → MPVRQESTQIMNAVRTNLESCILGKSFEIELLLTALLAGGHVLIEDVPGTGKTQLIRALSRSMSGEYRRIQCNPDILPSDITGVSVYHPRDEMFHFRPGPVMTNILLADEINRATTKTQSALLEVMEERNVTVDGETYPLPHPFMLCATQNPIDFEGTYTLPEAQLDRFMLRISLGYPDADTEKNLLLTHQQGQPVDRLSPVTSMETIAAIQEEIRDVFISEPVLNYLLDVVRQTRVHPLVLLGASPRASLSFMMACKAYAFLQERDYVLPDDVKTLTPYALGHRILLRPESRLDNVSMDSLLQKLLQSINVPVTMRQ, encoded by the coding sequence ATGCCCGTACGTCAAGAATCCACGCAAATTATGAACGCTGTCCGCACTAATCTGGAATCCTGTATTCTCGGTAAAAGCTTTGAAATAGAACTGCTGCTGACGGCTCTGTTAGCAGGCGGACATGTCCTGATTGAGGATGTTCCGGGGACTGGCAAAACCCAGCTGATCCGCGCGCTCTCCCGCTCGATGTCCGGTGAATACCGGCGCATCCAGTGTAACCCGGATATTCTTCCGAGTGATATTACCGGCGTATCCGTCTATCATCCGCGTGATGAGATGTTCCACTTCCGTCCGGGGCCGGTGATGACCAATATTCTGCTGGCCGATGAGATCAACCGGGCGACCACCAAGACCCAGTCCGCGCTCCTTGAGGTAATGGAAGAACGCAATGTTACGGTCGATGGAGAGACCTATCCCCTTCCGCATCCGTTCATGCTCTGCGCGACCCAGAATCCGATAGATTTCGAGGGAACCTATACCCTTCCCGAAGCGCAGTTGGACCGCTTCATGCTGCGGATCAGCCTGGGCTACCCGGATGCCGATACCGAGAAGAACCTGCTGCTAACCCATCAGCAGGGCCAGCCGGTGGACAGGCTGTCTCCTGTAACCAGCATGGAGACGATTGCTGCCATTCAGGAGGAGATTCGCGATGTGTTCATCAGCGAACCGGTGCTGAACTACCTGCTGGATGTGGTCCGCCAGACGCGGGTGCATCCGCTGGTGCTGCTGGGCGCAAGCCCCCGGGCATCGTTATCATTCATGATGGCCTGCAAGGCCTACGCTTTTCTACAGGAACGGGATTATGTGCTGCCTGATGATGTGAAGACCCTGACCCCGTATGCGCTGGGACACCGTATTCTGCTGCGGCCGGAATCACGCCTGGACAATGTCAGCATGGACTCCCTGCTCCAGAAGCTGCTTCAGAGCATTAACGTGCCTGTAACCATGAGGCAATAA